One genomic window of Prochlorococcus sp. MIT 0801 includes the following:
- a CDS encoding bleomycin hydrolase, whose product MLDAFSRTVVSADAKGAAIGSEDLADLRKYVADANKRIDATLAITQNVSCIAADAVAGMVCENTGLTQPGGHCYPTRRMAACLRDGEIILRYVSYALLAGDPSVLEDRCLNGLKETYLALGVPTSNAIRAVEIMKIATVAIMTEKNTGRKMFKGINSGSGAQCQDIASEAASYFDLVIEALR is encoded by the coding sequence ATGCTTGATGCGTTTTCTAGAACAGTTGTAAGTGCTGATGCCAAGGGCGCCGCAATTGGGAGTGAGGATCTTGCAGATTTAAGAAAGTACGTGGCAGATGCAAATAAAAGAATTGATGCAACTCTTGCAATAACTCAAAATGTCTCTTGCATTGCTGCAGATGCTGTGGCGGGAATGGTTTGTGAAAATACTGGGCTTACTCAACCAGGAGGGCATTGCTATCCCACTCGTAGAATGGCAGCTTGTTTAAGGGATGGAGAAATTATTTTGAGATATGTAAGCTACGCGCTTCTTGCAGGGGATCCCTCTGTTCTTGAAGATAGATGCCTCAATGGTTTAAAAGAAACATATCTTGCTCTTGGCGTCCCAACCTCTAATGCTATTAGAGCCGTTGAAATAATGAAGATTGCCACAGTCGCAATTATGACCGAGAAAAATACAGGAAGAAAAATGTTTAAAGGGATTAATTCTGGATCAGGAGCACAATGTCAAGACATCGCCTCTGAGGCGGCATCTTATTTTGATCTTGTAATAGAAGCTTTGAGGTAA
- a CDS encoding bleomycin hydrolase has protein sequence MKSAVTTVVSAADAAGRFPSMSDFESVKGSFDRAKARLEAAEKLASCLDKFTNLAVDAVYQNGSYEQANKDKCVRDIHHYLRLINYCLVTGGTGPLDEWGISGMREIIRIQLLPTAAYIEAFIFIRDEIKINDVMGQQAETEFKGLLDYLINALA, from the coding sequence ATGAAATCTGCAGTTACAACCGTTGTTAGCGCAGCTGATGCAGCAGGAAGATTTCCCAGCATGAGTGATTTTGAGTCTGTGAAAGGATCTTTTGATAGGGCAAAAGCTCGTCTAGAGGCTGCAGAAAAACTTGCTTCTTGTCTTGATAAATTTACCAATCTTGCCGTTGATGCTGTTTATCAAAATGGTTCATATGAGCAGGCTAATAAAGATAAGTGCGTGAGAGATATTCATCATTACTTGCGTCTTATTAATTATTGCTTAGTAACTGGTGGCACTGGTCCTTTAGATGAATGGGGAATATCAGGTATGAGAGAAATTATTCGTATCCAGCTATTACCAACAGCTGCTTATATTGAAGCATTTATTTTTATTCGAGATGAAATTAAAATCAATGATGTTATGGGTCAGCAAGCCGAAACGGAATTCAAAGGATTATTGGATTATTTAATAAACGCACTTGCATAA
- a CDS encoding glycosyl transferase, whose amino-acid sequence MINSLDLNKYIELYQDFLHPNPNINSQAFLILKKEFEVKFMNNLLANLKEEDLFIRRKSILALGRFGEKALKSIVQLYMDTNNTTVKVSCLKTIIKVVVNFNLEELTQDAMLVVDLALKDSSPEMILTVISLLRQLGRTGRDILMKTCRDKDLLRAKASISALLEMKDQTIDDLFEDLLNDKSIDQMIKEDILRDKII is encoded by the coding sequence ATGATTAATTCTTTAGATTTAAATAAATATATAGAACTTTATCAAGATTTTTTGCATCCAAATCCAAATATTAATTCTCAAGCATTTTTGATTTTAAAAAAAGAATTTGAGGTTAAGTTTATGAATAATCTTTTAGCTAATCTCAAGGAAGAAGATTTATTTATAAGAAGAAAATCAATATTAGCTTTGGGACGATTTGGAGAAAAAGCCTTAAAGTCAATCGTTCAATTGTATATGGATACTAACAATACAACTGTTAAAGTTAGCTGCCTTAAAACAATTATCAAAGTTGTAGTTAATTTTAATTTAGAAGAATTAACTCAGGATGCGATGTTAGTAGTTGATTTAGCTCTTAAAGATAGTTCTCCTGAAATGATCTTGACTGTTATTTCTCTTTTGAGGCAATTAGGGAGAACTGGTAGAGATATTTTGATGAAAACCTGTAGAGATAAAGACTTATTAAGAGCGAAAGCTTCTATCAGCGCCCTTTTGGAAATGAAAGATCAGACTATTGATGATTTATTTGAAGACTTATTAAATGATAAATCTATTGATCAAATGATAAAGGAAGATATTTTGAGAGACAAAATTATTTAA
- a CDS encoding chromophore lyase CpcT/CpeT: MRKKTILEFSKILSGVFSNKEQALNNPKKFAHIQIHIRPLFFKTYKCFAFYSEQRYQHDIWNPYRQSINKLSQEEEIFIFSNYKIEDKERFTGGALDISLLDNISKYKLCKKSGCSMYFKETNPGNFLGSLESGCKCYIEYGSDKTYVKSKVTVNKNLLISEDSGYAIETDKKVWGSEFGPLIFKKIVNFDCFINENWK, from the coding sequence ATGAGAAAAAAAACTATCCTAGAATTTTCAAAGATACTTTCAGGCGTATTTAGTAATAAGGAACAAGCTTTAAATAATCCAAAAAAATTTGCACATATTCAAATACATATTAGGCCATTATTTTTTAAAACTTATAAATGTTTTGCGTTTTACTCTGAACAGAGATATCAACACGACATATGGAATCCTTATAGGCAGTCTATAAATAAGTTATCCCAAGAAGAAGAAATTTTTATTTTTAGTAATTATAAGATTGAAGACAAAGAAAGATTTACTGGTGGTGCATTAGATATATCTCTTCTAGACAACATATCTAAATATAAGTTATGTAAAAAGTCTGGGTGTTCTATGTATTTTAAAGAAACAAACCCAGGAAATTTTTTAGGATCTCTCGAATCAGGTTGTAAATGCTATATAGAATATGGGAGTGATAAGACTTATGTAAAAAGTAAAGTAACAGTGAACAAAAACCTTCTTATTTCAGAAGATTCTGGATATGCAATAGAAACTGATAAAAAAGTTTGGGGATCAGAGTTTGGGCCATTAATATTTAAAAAAATAGTTAATTTTGATTGTTTCATTAACGAGAATTGGAAATAA
- a CDS encoding NAD-dependent epimerase/dehydratase family protein, which translates to MNSKACNETILVTGAAGFIGAALVKALLALDFKVIGIDNLNDYYSTSLKRSRLTEIEKISIINGEWFFYEISIEDNKVLQDIINRYKPQVFVHLAAQAGVRYSITNPAAYIQSNLVGFANVLEGCRQNNISHLIYASSSSVYGGNKNLPFYEEQAVNHPVSLYAATKKSNELMAHTYSHLYDLPTTGLRFFTVYGPWGRPDMAPMIFARSILNNEPIQVFNHGNMQRDFTYIDDVIEGIIRCCFKKASIDHDFNPLVPNPSTSSAPYRIFNIGNSSPTQLTHFIELLEKNLGKKAIKNFEPMQPGDVVSTAARMDLLNSWVEYKPSTSIENGIQLFSEWYLDYFKNTY; encoded by the coding sequence ATGAATTCAAAGGCATGCAATGAGACTATTCTTGTAACAGGTGCTGCAGGTTTTATTGGTGCGGCTTTAGTGAAAGCTCTTCTTGCTTTGGATTTTAAAGTTATAGGTATTGATAACTTAAATGACTATTATTCTACTTCCTTAAAGAGGTCTAGACTAACTGAAATTGAGAAAATTTCCATTATAAATGGAGAATGGTTTTTTTATGAGATTTCTATAGAAGATAATAAAGTTTTACAAGACATAATTAATAGATATAAACCACAAGTTTTTGTTCATCTTGCCGCGCAAGCTGGTGTTCGTTATTCAATAACCAATCCTGCAGCATATATACAAAGTAATTTAGTGGGTTTTGCAAATGTACTTGAAGGATGTAGGCAGAATAATATTTCTCATTTGATTTATGCATCTAGCAGTTCCGTTTATGGTGGCAATAAAAATCTTCCTTTCTATGAAGAACAAGCAGTAAATCATCCAGTTAGTTTGTATGCCGCGACTAAGAAATCTAATGAATTAATGGCCCATACCTATAGCCACTTATATGACTTGCCAACAACTGGGCTACGATTCTTTACCGTTTATGGCCCATGGGGGAGACCCGATATGGCTCCGATGATTTTTGCGAGATCAATTTTAAATAATGAGCCAATCCAAGTATTTAATCACGGTAATATGCAAAGGGATTTTACTTACATCGATGACGTGATAGAAGGGATAATTCGTTGTTGCTTCAAGAAAGCAAGTATTGATCATGACTTTAATCCTCTTGTTCCCAACCCTTCAACTTCGTCTGCACCTTATAGGATTTTTAATATAGGTAATTCAAGTCCAACGCAACTCACACACTTTATAGAGTTATTAGAGAAGAATCTAGGAAAGAAAGCTATAAAGAATTTTGAACCTATGCAGCCAGGAGATGTGGTCTCAACTGCTGCAAGGATGGACTTGCTTAATTCATGGGTAGAATACAAACCCTCAACATCCATAGAGAATGGTATTCAATTATTTTCTGAATGGTACTTAGATTATTTTAAAAATACTTATTGA
- a CDS encoding phycobiliprotein lyase produces the protein MNIKEFFLKSVGEWNSMRSGHSLAFQEFEEIRSKIKISPSKPNDARVIKFLKDNLITTKALNKAFLISWEAKSEWGEENQKGNSSGESILVPIEVSKTKGKIVRSVGYTEAIQVVSLYKILADGTLIIYSEYSHICTEERIWFISNNLRSRSSVTRSLDSLAILQTSYASEIRSLKK, from the coding sequence ATGAATATTAAAGAATTTTTCTTAAAAAGCGTTGGGGAATGGAATTCAATGAGAAGCGGACATTCTCTAGCATTTCAAGAATTTGAAGAAATAAGAAGTAAAATAAAAATATCACCTTCTAAACCTAACGACGCAAGAGTTATTAAATTTTTAAAAGATAATTTAATAACTACTAAAGCACTAAATAAAGCATTCCTAATTAGTTGGGAAGCAAAAAGTGAATGGGGTGAGGAGAATCAAAAAGGGAACTCTTCTGGAGAAAGTATACTTGTTCCTATAGAAGTCTCTAAAACAAAAGGAAAAATAGTTAGGAGCGTTGGATACACTGAAGCAATTCAAGTAGTGTCATTATATAAAATTCTTGCTGATGGAACTCTAATTATTTATTCAGAATACAGTCATATTTGCACAGAGGAAAGAATATGGTTTATCTCAAACAATTTAAGGAGTAGATCTTCTGTTACAAGATCACTAGATTCATTAGCAATCCTTCAAACATCTTATGCATCTGAGATTCGTTCTTTAAAAAAATAA
- a CDS encoding HEAT repeat domain-containing protein, translated as MDNYLNSEISTEEESEKAKGDKQNIMSKKKSSQKDIKLLIKGLSDENGLVRRNYAIALAEVGSAALPELIKALLNSKNVIQRRAAAKTLKLVNDPSALPHLIKALTSDSDSVVQFSAAGAIAIFGEAAVNHLIIVLENQEYTEMQYGLAAWCLEFIGAKASNAIKKAAKSKNTNVKSAAISALEEHIRQSQDQEAIQIVERAINDPAENVQIEAIKLVGKLYRIESLIPTLILKLKHKNPDIRKASILSLIQLNINEAINPLRDLLKIEQDKNVIAIIKLAIKKINN; from the coding sequence GTGGATAATTACTTGAACAGTGAAATATCGACTGAAGAAGAAAGTGAAAAGGCCAAGGGGGATAAACAAAACATAATGAGTAAGAAAAAATCAAGTCAAAAAGACATCAAGCTATTAATCAAAGGACTTAGTGATGAAAATGGTTTGGTAAGAAGAAATTATGCAATAGCACTAGCCGAGGTTGGTTCGGCAGCGTTACCTGAATTAATCAAAGCTCTTCTGAATAGTAAAAACGTAATACAGAGAAGAGCGGCAGCTAAGACTTTAAAGTTAGTTAACGATCCATCAGCTTTACCTCATTTAATAAAAGCACTTACCAGTGATTCAGATTCTGTAGTGCAATTTTCAGCAGCTGGTGCAATTGCAATTTTTGGAGAGGCTGCTGTTAATCATCTAATCATTGTCTTGGAGAATCAAGAATATACAGAAATGCAATATGGTCTTGCAGCATGGTGTTTAGAATTTATTGGAGCTAAAGCTTCTAATGCAATAAAAAAAGCAGCTAAATCAAAAAACACCAATGTAAAATCAGCTGCAATTTCAGCACTTGAAGAACACATTAGACAGTCCCAAGATCAGGAAGCAATTCAAATAGTAGAAAGGGCTATTAATGATCCTGCTGAAAATGTTCAGATTGAAGCTATTAAATTAGTTGGTAAATTGTATAGGATAGAATCTTTAATTCCTACCTTAATATTAAAATTAAAACACAAAAATCCAGATATTCGAAAAGCTTCCATATTGTCATTAATCCAACTTAATATTAATGAAGCTATAAATCCACTCAGGGACCTTCTTAAAATTGAGCAAGATAAAAATGTTATCGCAATTATTAAATTAGCTATAAAAAAAATCAATAACTAA
- a CDS encoding UvrD-helicase domain-containing protein encodes MKQSNSIFLNGLNEAQSHAVDHFHGPLLVIAGAGSGKTRALTHRIAHLITEYKVDPSSILAVTFTNKAAREMKDRLELLLAKRLSSLTHGKPWTALQVAEQREIRNRIHREISRELWIGTFHALFSRLLRFDIDKFKDPEGLTWTKQFSIYDETDAQSLIKEIVTQDLQLDPKRFEPKKVRWAISNAKNQCLLPDDLSNNQEGQRGKLVAETYRLYRKALAANNALDFDDLLLIPVQLLQQNEKIRTYWHSRFKHVLVDEYQDTNWTQYELIKQLVTNGKDPSSFQDWNNRSVFVVGDADQSIYSFRAADFRILMGFQEDFGKKSLDNTYDSTLVKLEENYRSTSTILEAANSLISNNKERIDKVLRATRGEGEPIRLTRCDDEIAEAEAVIHRLRILDASNPELNWGDMAILYRTNAQSRAIEDSLVRWSIPYIVVGGLRFYDRREIKDLLAYLRLLINPSDSVSLLRVLNVPKRGIGKTTVQRLSDAASQLKIPLWEVVNDPEAVRSLAGRSAKGLLIFSELINELQSHLLSSSPAELVQLVLEKSGYLSELIATGTDEAEERRRNLQELVNAALQYQEESEDANLEGFLSTAALSSDADNKDTASNRVTLMTLHSSKGLEFPVVCLVGMEQGLFPSYRSLDDPSSLEEERRLCYVGLTRAKEKLFLFHASERRMWGGMREPAIASIFLSEIPEELVKGDIPLSGGATLRREKNLDRLTRIDRQSNKKSFPSEAENAVRKTYSGPSPGKRWSVNDRVEHSSFGEGIITHVFGSGEKISLAIKFSGMGPKILDPRLAPLKLIDE; translated from the coding sequence ATGAAACAATCAAACAGTATATTTCTAAATGGATTAAACGAGGCGCAGTCACATGCAGTTGATCATTTTCATGGTCCATTATTAGTTATAGCAGGAGCAGGAAGCGGAAAAACAAGAGCTCTTACTCATCGTATTGCGCATTTAATTACTGAATACAAAGTTGATCCTAGTTCTATTCTTGCAGTTACTTTTACCAATAAAGCTGCAAGAGAGATGAAAGATAGACTTGAATTGCTTTTAGCAAAAAGGTTATCAAGTCTTACCCACGGGAAGCCTTGGACTGCCTTGCAAGTAGCAGAACAAAGAGAAATTCGTAATCGTATACATCGTGAAATCAGTCGTGAATTATGGATAGGTACTTTTCACGCTTTGTTTTCAAGATTATTACGCTTTGACATCGATAAATTCAAAGACCCTGAAGGATTGACATGGACTAAACAGTTTTCAATATATGACGAAACAGATGCCCAAAGTCTTATCAAAGAAATAGTTACACAAGATCTACAATTAGATCCAAAAAGATTTGAACCAAAAAAAGTACGATGGGCAATCAGTAATGCCAAAAATCAATGCTTACTTCCTGATGATTTATCAAATAATCAAGAAGGTCAAAGAGGAAAATTAGTTGCTGAAACTTATAGACTTTATAGAAAAGCTTTAGCTGCTAATAATGCATTAGATTTTGATGATCTTCTATTAATACCTGTTCAATTACTACAACAAAATGAAAAAATAAGGACTTATTGGCACAGTCGCTTCAAACATGTTTTAGTTGATGAATATCAAGATACTAATTGGACACAATACGAATTAATTAAACAATTGGTTACCAATGGTAAAGATCCATCTTCTTTTCAAGATTGGAATAATCGATCAGTTTTTGTTGTTGGCGATGCAGATCAAAGTATTTACAGCTTTAGAGCTGCGGACTTTAGGATACTAATGGGATTTCAAGAGGACTTTGGAAAGAAAAGCCTAGACAATACATATGATTCAACTCTTGTAAAACTAGAAGAAAATTATCGATCTACCTCTACCATCCTCGAAGCAGCAAATTCACTAATCTCCAACAATAAAGAAAGAATAGATAAAGTTCTTAGAGCAACTAGAGGAGAAGGTGAGCCTATTAGATTAACAAGGTGTGACGATGAGATAGCAGAGGCAGAGGCAGTTATTCATAGGCTAAGAATTTTAGATGCCTCGAATCCAGAATTAAATTGGGGAGATATGGCTATTCTTTATAGAACCAATGCGCAATCAAGAGCAATTGAGGACTCATTGGTCCGCTGGAGTATTCCATACATTGTGGTTGGAGGATTACGTTTTTATGATCGAAGAGAAATTAAAGATCTACTAGCTTATTTAAGACTTTTAATTAATCCATCTGACAGTGTCAGTCTTCTGAGAGTTTTAAACGTTCCTAAAAGAGGGATTGGCAAAACAACAGTTCAAAGATTGAGTGATGCTGCTAGTCAATTAAAAATTCCTCTTTGGGAAGTTGTAAATGACCCCGAAGCTGTCAGATCACTCGCAGGAAGATCAGCCAAAGGTCTTTTAATTTTTAGTGAGCTTATTAATGAATTACAAAGTCATCTTCTCTCTTCAAGCCCCGCCGAGTTGGTTCAATTAGTTTTAGAAAAAAGTGGCTATTTAAGTGAATTAATTGCAACAGGAACAGATGAGGCAGAAGAAAGAAGACGCAATCTTCAAGAATTAGTTAATGCCGCGTTGCAATATCAGGAAGAAAGCGAAGATGCAAATTTAGAAGGTTTTTTATCAACTGCTGCTCTATCAAGCGATGCAGATAATAAAGACACTGCGTCAAATCGAGTCACATTAATGACTCTTCACAGCAGTAAAGGTTTGGAATTTCCTGTCGTTTGTCTTGTGGGAATGGAGCAAGGCTTATTCCCAAGCTATAGATCACTTGATGATCCATCTTCACTTGAGGAAGAAAGGCGACTTTGTTACGTAGGACTTACTAGAGCAAAAGAAAAACTATTTCTCTTTCATGCATCTGAGAGAAGAATGTGGGGAGGGATGAGAGAACCAGCTATCGCATCTATATTCCTCTCCGAAATACCAGAAGAACTTGTTAAAGGCGATATCCCATTATCTGGTGGGGCTACATTAAGAAGAGAAAAAAATCTAGACAGACTAACTAGAATTGATCGCCAAAGTAATAAAAAGTCCTTTCCTAGTGAAGCTGAAAATGCAGTAAGAAAAACATATTCTGGTCCTTCCCCAGGGAAGCGATGGTCAGTTAACGATAGAGTTGAACATTCTTCATTTGGAGAAGGGATAATCACACATGTTTTTGGTTCAGGAGAAAAAATCTCACTGGCCATAAAATTCTCAGGAATGGGGCCAAAAATATTAGACCCAAGACTAGCTCCATTGAAATTGATAGATGAGTAA
- a CDS encoding HEAT repeat domain-containing protein: MQSNPFNNLPKINKIDAINILRRPISEVKLLADYYKAVFHLANFPCEESELVLLDFIKYDCEKLEYKIAKRKAIEVLANFGCKQAIQAIAEFLENDDDYLVETVIWSLAKLKCNDIDIINKICSKLYKQFNNKRVVIQTLTHLGVRKEIDMIRSLSRDKQSSNGVKGASFAALIKLAGEEDKLTDLKRFLRLSNQNDRHCAVQDIINAGHLSVLPDLIKAPLSPSFKLQAIDSLWINEVVLCENINLFNCIDSVVVDDPRNIDTLEINNFNNDLSFLVEQLFHTDFNRCYKSIKELIKFPLDKVLYFLNKNWDRAKSDYGAIYFFINVYKLLLDQQLYDELLLDKVGFLLSNNWPDYMKFKSSAIQILGRLNENRFYNNLIYFSDESHTPYWKNRYTALLVLQNKQIHIKNKFAKLFLNDSHRFVRLKAKEIST, from the coding sequence GTGCAATCTAATCCATTTAATAATCTACCGAAAATCAATAAAATAGACGCTATCAATATTCTTAGAAGACCAATTTCTGAGGTTAAGCTTTTAGCAGATTATTATAAGGCTGTATTCCACTTAGCAAATTTTCCTTGTGAAGAATCAGAACTGGTCCTTCTTGACTTTATTAAATATGACTGTGAAAAACTTGAATATAAGATAGCTAAAAGGAAAGCAATTGAGGTACTCGCTAATTTCGGTTGTAAACAAGCCATCCAAGCTATTGCGGAGTTTCTAGAAAATGATGATGATTATCTTGTTGAGACAGTTATTTGGTCATTAGCTAAACTTAAATGTAATGATATTGATATCATTAACAAGATTTGTTCAAAATTATATAAGCAATTTAATAATAAAAGAGTAGTAATACAAACATTAACTCATTTAGGAGTTAGAAAAGAAATAGATATGATTAGATCATTATCAAGAGATAAACAATCCTCCAATGGAGTTAAAGGAGCCTCTTTTGCGGCATTAATAAAACTTGCTGGTGAAGAGGATAAGCTGACTGATCTGAAAAGATTTTTGAGACTATCAAATCAAAATGATAGACATTGTGCAGTTCAAGATATTATAAATGCTGGTCATCTATCTGTTTTACCTGATTTAATTAAGGCGCCACTTTCTCCATCATTTAAATTACAGGCAATAGATTCTCTTTGGATTAATGAAGTAGTATTATGTGAAAATATAAATCTATTTAATTGTATAGACTCCGTAGTTGTTGATGATCCAAGGAATATAGATACTTTAGAAATTAATAATTTTAATAATGACTTGAGTTTTCTTGTTGAGCAACTCTTTCATACAGATTTTAATAGATGTTATAAGTCAATTAAAGAATTAATAAAATTCCCTTTAGATAAAGTTTTATATTTTCTAAATAAAAATTGGGATAGAGCAAAATCAGATTATGGGGCCATATATTTCTTTATTAATGTATATAAATTACTATTAGATCAGCAATTATATGATGAATTGCTTTTAGATAAAGTAGGTTTTTTACTATCCAATAATTGGCCTGATTATATGAAATTTAAATCTTCAGCAATACAAATATTGGGTCGTTTAAATGAAAATAGATTTTATAATAACTTAATTTATTTTTCAGATGAGAGTCATACACCTTATTGGAAAAATAGATATACTGCTTTGCTTGTATTACAAAATAAGCAAATTCATATTAAAAATAAATTCGCTAAATTATTTTTGAATGATAGTCATAGATTTGTGAGATTAAAAGCAAAAGAAATTAGTACTTAG
- a CDS encoding TVP38/TMEM64 family protein — protein MKKEKLQKYLTIAFFIGAFILLVFLIQTYGIEPLRSAVKEMGIWAPLGILILRGISVILPALPSSVYSLLAGSLLGFKTGYLTIFISDLIFCQIAFFIARNFGRAPVRKLVGIKAMKRIESFNQNQLEGNFFLMTGLLMTGLFDFLSYALGIGGTRWRLFTPALIISLLISDSIIVAVGAGVSQGAGLMLGGALLGMFALATITGFNKNKVSETQKKSQ, from the coding sequence TTGAAAAAAGAAAAATTACAAAAATACCTGACTATTGCATTTTTTATAGGTGCTTTCATTTTACTTGTCTTCTTAATTCAGACGTATGGAATTGAACCATTAAGAAGTGCCGTTAAAGAAATGGGCATTTGGGCACCTCTGGGAATTCTGATACTTCGAGGAATTAGCGTAATCCTTCCAGCATTACCTAGCTCAGTTTATTCACTTTTAGCCGGATCATTACTTGGTTTCAAAACAGGTTATCTAACTATTTTTATATCTGACCTAATTTTTTGCCAGATAGCATTTTTTATAGCTAGAAATTTCGGCCGAGCTCCTGTTCGGAAATTAGTTGGCATAAAAGCCATGAAAAGAATTGAAAGTTTCAACCAAAATCAACTAGAGGGAAATTTCTTTCTAATGACTGGACTACTAATGACTGGACTTTTTGACTTTTTAAGCTACGCGTTAGGGATAGGGGGAACACGATGGAGGCTTTTCACGCCCGCTCTAATAATCAGTTTATTAATAAGTGATTCAATTATTGTTGCAGTTGGAGCAGGCGTAAGTCAGGGCGCTGGACTAATGTTGGGGGGTGCCTTACTTGGAATGTTTGCACTAGCCACTATTACTGGATTTAATAAAAATAAAGTTTCCGAAACGCAGAAAAAAAGCCAATGA
- a CDS encoding phycobilisome rod-core linker polypeptide: MSSIPFKALKIGAEAINKDPVKFNKSRVSGSKKTTYGLHIRGASMPGKKEKFTVTSKTKPKQFENLIHNKVMSSYKRGKIESYKYKILNKESAEINMLQINEFAPNDDDALLVAINALYKHIFGNLLLMQSERPIDIERKLRNGDLTVREFTRKICKSTIYRNFYFDGISQYKAIKLRYKHILGRPIKSKSEVTQSSYIINNLGFEAHIDFLIDSNEYNNIFGEDIVPYMRSWNSPTGFKTKSFLETSYLTKAFATSDICKII, translated from the coding sequence ATGTCAAGTATTCCTTTTAAAGCGCTTAAAATAGGAGCAGAAGCTATCAATAAGGATCCAGTTAAGTTTAACAAAAGTAGAGTATCTGGAAGCAAAAAAACAACGTATGGATTACATATAAGAGGAGCATCAATGCCAGGAAAAAAAGAGAAATTCACAGTCACATCTAAAACCAAACCTAAGCAATTCGAAAACTTAATTCATAACAAAGTTATGAGCAGTTACAAAAGGGGGAAGATTGAAAGTTATAAATACAAAATATTAAATAAGGAAAGTGCTGAAATAAATATGCTTCAAATCAATGAATTTGCTCCTAATGATGATGATGCATTACTTGTAGCAATCAATGCATTATATAAACACATCTTTGGAAACTTATTATTAATGCAATCGGAGCGTCCAATTGATATTGAAAGGAAACTAAGGAATGGTGATCTCACAGTAAGAGAATTTACAAGGAAAATTTGTAAATCAACTATTTATAGAAATTTCTACTTTGATGGTATTAGCCAATATAAAGCTATCAAATTAAGATACAAGCATATTCTTGGTAGGCCCATCAAAAGTAAAAGCGAAGTAACTCAAAGTTCATATATTATAAATAACCTAGGTTTTGAAGCGCATATTGATTTTCTAATAGATTCTAATGAATATAATAATATTTTTGGCGAAGATATTGTTCCATACATGAGATCATGGAATTCTCCGACTGGTTTTAAAACAAAAAGTTTCCTAGAAACTTCGTACTTAACTAAAGCTTTTGCGACAAGTGATATTTGTAAAATTATTTAA